The Fibrobacterota bacterium genome contains the following window.
GGACGTGGATGCCGCGTTCGCGCAGGCCCTCGCCGCCGGCGCCACGGAGCGCCGCCCGGTGAAAGACCAATTCTACGGGGATCGGAGCGGTACCTTGCAGGATCCCTATGGCCACATCTGGACCGTTTCGACGCGCATAGAAGAACTCACCCGCGAAGAGATGATGGAGCGCATGGCTTCCTTGCCTCAAGCCTAAGGGACGAACGGGGCGGCGCCGGATAATCCCATCCCCCGCAGGGTCCCACCCTTGCCCCGCCCGCCCGAAAATGAAATATCTTTCGGTCATGGAAGATACCGCTTTCGACGTCATCATCATCGGCGCGGGCCCCGGCGGATACGTGGCCGCCATCCGGGCGTCGCAACTGGGCTTCAAGACCGCCTGCGTGGAGAAGGAAGACCTGCTCGGAGGCACCTGCCTACGCATCGGTTGCATCCCCTCCAAGGCCTTGCTGGAAGCCAGCGAGAAGTTCCGCGAGGCCAAGGATTCCCTGGGCCGCTTCGGCGTGAAGGTGGGCCCGGTCTCCCTCGATCTGCCGGCCATGCTCCAGCATAAGGACAACGTGGTCAAGGCCAACACCAAAGGCATCGAAGGGCTGTTCAAGAAGGGCAAGATTACCCGCGTGCTCGGGCACGGCAGGCTCTCCGGGCCGGGAACGGTTTCCGTGGATGCGGGCGCGGGGAAAAGCGCGATGACGCTGACGGCGAAACATATCATCCTCGCCACCGGCAGCAAGGTGGCCATGCTTCCGGACGTGAAGCCGGACGGTAAGGCTATCGGCACCTCCACCGAAGCCCTGGCCTACGACAAGGTTCCCAAGCATCTGGTCGTGATCGGCGCCGGAGCCATCGGGCTGGAGCTCGGCTCGGTTTGGGCGCGCTTGGGGGCCAAAGTCACCGTGCTGGAATACCTGAACCGCATCCTTCCGGGCATGGACATGGAAACGGCGACGCAAGCGCAGTTGGCCCTGGCCAAGCAGGGACTCGATTTCAAATTGGGTACGCGCGTGAAGTCCGCCAAGACCATGGTGGACGCGGAGGGCGAGGGCGCGGTGGTGGAATGCGAAGGCCTCGATCCCATCCGGTGCGACAAGGTGCTGGTGGCCGTGGGCCGCGTGCCCAACACCGAGAACCTGGGGCTGGAGACCGTAGGCATCCAGGTGGACGGCCGCGGCCGCATCCCCGTCGACGAGAAGTTCGCCACCTCCGCCCCGGGCATCTACGCCATCGGGGACGTGATCCCGGGCGTCATGCTGGCCCACAAGGCCGAAGAGGAAGGCATCGCCTGCGCCGAGAACCTGGCCGGCAAGCATGGGCACGTGAACTACAACGCCATCCCCAACGTGGTCTATACCCATCCCGAAGTGGCTTCGGTGGGCAAGACCGAGGAAGAACTCAAGGCGGAGGGACATGCCTATAAGAAGGGCTCCTTCCCGTTCCTGGCCAACGGGCGCGCCCGCGCTTTGGCGCAGACCGAAGGCAAGGTGAAGGTTTTGGCGGACGCGACGACCGACCGCATCCTGGGCGTCCACATCGTGGGGGCGCGGGCGGGAGACCTCATCGCCGAGGCGGTGGTGGCGATGGAATTCGGCGCGAGCAGCGAGGACCTGGCGCGTAGCTCCCATGCGCATCCCACCCTGGCGGAGGCCTTGAAGGAGGCGGCGCTCGGGGTGGACGGGCGGTCGATCCACATTTAAGGCCCCCGGGCCTACCGCTACTTTACCACCACCCATGCGACATCGCGGCGAATCCGACCCGTCTCCCCCGCCGCTGCGGCGTTTACCACCAGGAATATGGGTGCTCGGATTCGGCTCCCTTTTCATGGACACCTCCTCGGAGCTCGTCCATAGCCTGCTGCCGCTGTACATGTCCGCCACCCTCGGCGCCAGCATGGCCCAGATCGGCCTGGTGGAAGGCATCGCCGAGGCGACCGCCCAGATCACCAAGATCTTTTCCGGCGCCCTCAGCGATTTCCTCCGTCGCCGCAAGTTCCTGGTCGTGCTCGGCTATGGGCTGGGGGCCTTCTCCAAACCCGTCTTCCCCTTGGCCAACTCCATGGCATGGGTCATGGCCGCCCGTTTCACGGACCGGGTCGGCAAGGGAATCCGCGGCGCGCCCCGGGACGCCTTGGTGGCCGATCTGGTGCCGCCCGAACAACGCGGGGCGGCCTATGGGCTGCGCCAGGCCTTGGATTCCATCGGCGCCTTCCTCGGTCCCTTGTTGGCCGTGGCCTGCATGGCCTGGTTCTCCGGGGACCTGAAGGCCACCCTGTGGATCGCCTTCATCCCCGCGCTGATCGCGGTCTCCCTGTTGGCCGTAGGAATCAAGGAGCCGGACCGGGCGGTGCCGGATTCGGACCGGTCGGCCCGGGGAGTGGGCCGGGCGCGGTCGGCTTCGAGGGACGGAACCGGGTCAGCCTTGTCGGCCGGCTTCGCCGCCTTCCGGCACCTGGGCCTCCGCTTTTGGATGGTCGCGCTCCTCGGCGCGGTCTTCTCCCTGGCCCGCTTCAGCGAAGCCTTCCTGGTGCTGCGGGCCCAAAGCGTCGGCCTAGCCATGGGCCGCGTCCCCATCGTCATGATCCTGATGAACGTCGTGTATGCCGCCGCCGCTTACCCGGCCGGCGCGGCTTCGGATAAGATGAGCAAGAGAAGCTTGCTGATCCTCGGTCTGATCGTTTTGATCGCCGCCGACCTGATCCTCGCGAAAGCGGCCTCCCCCCTGCAGGTTTTCCTGGGAGCGTTGCTATGGGGCTTGCATATGGCCTTGACCCAAG
Protein-coding sequences here:
- the lpdA gene encoding dihydrolipoyl dehydrogenase — encoded protein: MEDTAFDVIIIGAGPGGYVAAIRASQLGFKTACVEKEDLLGGTCLRIGCIPSKALLEASEKFREAKDSLGRFGVKVGPVSLDLPAMLQHKDNVVKANTKGIEGLFKKGKITRVLGHGRLSGPGTVSVDAGAGKSAMTLTAKHIILATGSKVAMLPDVKPDGKAIGTSTEALAYDKVPKHLVVIGAGAIGLELGSVWARLGAKVTVLEYLNRILPGMDMETATQAQLALAKQGLDFKLGTRVKSAKTMVDAEGEGAVVECEGLDPIRCDKVLVAVGRVPNTENLGLETVGIQVDGRGRIPVDEKFATSAPGIYAIGDVIPGVMLAHKAEEEGIACAENLAGKHGHVNYNAIPNVVYTHPEVASVGKTEEELKAEGHAYKKGSFPFLANGRARALAQTEGKVKVLADATTDRILGVHIVGARAGDLIAEAVVAMEFGASSEDLARSSHAHPTLAEALKEAALGVDGRSIHI
- a CDS encoding MFS transporter, which translates into the protein MRHRGESDPSPPPLRRLPPGIWVLGFGSLFMDTSSELVHSLLPLYMSATLGASMAQIGLVEGIAEATAQITKIFSGALSDFLRRRKFLVVLGYGLGAFSKPVFPLANSMAWVMAARFTDRVGKGIRGAPRDALVADLVPPEQRGAAYGLRQALDSIGAFLGPLLAVACMAWFSGDLKATLWIAFIPALIAVSLLAVGIKEPDRAVPDSDRSARGVGRARSASRDGTGSALSAGFAAFRHLGLRFWMVALLGAVFSLARFSEAFLVLRAQSVGLAMGRVPIVMILMNVVYAAAAYPAGAASDKMSKRSLLILGLIVLIAADLILAKAASPLQVFLGALLWGLHMALTQGLFSKLVADACPAELRGSAFGAFNLIGGLALLAASVLAGALWEHFGAEATFLAGGAFAAVAALGLLAYRPKGSGTGVSPKS